Below is a genomic region from Pseudarthrobacter sulfonivorans.
CATGAGTTCAGCAGCAACCGACGTGGCCCAGCCGGCAGAGTCAGCACAGTCAGCACAAGCACGGCAGGCCGCGGAGCCTGCGCCCACCGCGGCGGCCACCGACTACTCCGGGTTCCCCCTGGTGGCCGCGAAGCATCCGTGGCGCTGGGTGGGAACGGCAGCGGTAGGCCTCGGCATTGTTGCCATCGCGTGGTCGCTGGCCACCAACCCGCGCTGGGAGTGGGGCGTGGTGGCGCAGTGGTTCACCGCCCAGTCCGTAGTGAACGGGCTTCTGGAGACGCTCAAGCTGACGGCCATTTCCGGCCTGCTGGGGTTTGTCCTGGGCTTCATCCTCGCGCTGATGCGGCTGTCCGCCTCGCCGCTGCTGGTTTCCGTCTCTTGGACGTTTTCATGGATCTTCCGCTCCACTCCGCTGCTGGTGCAGATGCTCCTTTGGTACAACCTGGGCTATCTGTACGAGAAGATCAGCTTAGGCATCCCGTTCACGGATGTCCGCTTCTTCGAGGTGCAGACCACCACACTGATCAGCCAGTTTGCGGCAGCAGTGTTGGGCCTGACCCTGAACCAGGCCGCCTACTCGGCGGAAATCATCCGCGGCGGCATCCTGTCCGTGGACCAGGGGCAGCTCGAGGCCGCAGCCGCGCTGGGCATTCCGGCCTGGCGCCGGTCCACCCGGATTGTCCTGCCGCAGGCCATGCGGGCCATCCTGCCCACGGCGTTCAACGAGATCATCGGCCTGGTCAAGGGCACCTCCATCGTCTACGTCCTGGCCTATTCCGAGCTGTTCTACACCGTGCAGGTCATCTACAACCGCACCCAGCAGGTCCTGCCGCTGCTCCTGGTGGCCACGCTCTGGTACGTGGTGATCACCTCCGTCCTGAGTGTCTTCCAGTACTACATCGAACGGCACTACTCCAAGGGCGCCGTCCGGACCCTGCCGCTGACGCCGCTCCAGAAGGCCCGCAAATTCTTCGCCACGCACGCCGAGGCAACCAACCGCGCAAGGAGCCCCCGATGAGCACCGCCACTGCCACCCGCGGCCTCGTGGAAATCACCAAAGTCCGGAAATCCTTCGGAGCCACCGAGGTCCTCAGGGGCATCACCCTGACCGTTGAGCCAGGCGGCGTGGCCGTGATCGTAGGCCCGTAGGGCTCCGGCAAGTCCACGCTCCTGCGAACCATCAACCACCTGGAAAAGGTGGACGGCGGGCACATCGCCATCGACGGAAAGCTGGTGGGCTATGAGGTCCGGGGCAAGCGCCTGCACGAGCTTCGTGAAAAGGCGATCTTGAAGCAGCGCACCGAAATCGGCATGGTGTTCCAGAATTTCAACCTCTTCCCGCACCTCACCGCGCTGGAGAACGTGGCCGAGGCCCCCGTCGTCGCGCAGGGCCGGTCCAAGGAGGAAGCCCGCCGCCGCGGCCTGGAACTCCTGGACCGCGTTGGCCTCAAAGACCGAGCCGGCGCGTACCCCCGGCAGCTGTCGGGCGGCCAGCAGCAACGAGTGGCCATTGCCCGTGCGCTGGCCCTGAACCCGAAAATCCTGCTGTTCGACGAGCCCACCTCCGCCCTGGACCCGGAGCTGGTGAACGAGGTCCTCGATGCCATCCGCGAACTCGCGAAGTCCGGCACCACCCTGATCATCGTCACCCACGAGATGGGGTTCGCCCGCGACGTGGCGGACACCGTGGTGTTTATGGACGAGGGCCAGGTCGTGGAACAGGGCAGCCCGGAACAGATCTTCACCAACCCGCAGGAACCACGCACCCGGAGCTTCCTCTCCAAGGTGCTCGAACCGGCCTTCAACATCTAAAGGAACTTCCCATGGCTTTCTTCACAGACCTTAACCGCCGCGGTGGCCGGGTGCGCTCCCTAGTGGCCCTGCCCGCCGTCGTACTTCTTGGCACCGCAGCGCTGTCCGCCTGCTCAGATCCCGGCGCCGCAGCTTCCGGTGCGACTGATGCGTCGACGACGGCGGCCCGCAACGGTGTTGTGTACAACACTTCCCCGGACCAGCAGCGGGTCCGGGCAGAGAAGGATGCGGCGCTCGCCGCGCAGGTGCCGGACCTGATCGGCAAGGACGGCAAGCTGACCGTGGCCACCACGGCGGGCTCCATCCCGCTGTCCTTCCACGCGACGGACGACAAAACGGCCATCGGCTCGGAACTGGACATCGCCCAGCTGGTGGCGGACAAGCTGGGACTGGAACTCGACATCCAGGTGACGTCCTGGGAAAACTGGCCGCTGAAGACCCAGTCCGGGGACTTCGAGGCCGTGTTCTCCAATGTTGGCGTCAACAAGGACCGCGTGAAGCTGTTCGACTTCGCCACGTACCGGGCGGCGTTTATGGGCTACGAGGCCAAGAAGTCCGCGACCTACGACATCAAGGGCGCGGATGACATCTCCGGCCTGAGAATTTCCGTGGGCTCGGGCACCAACCAGGAAAAGATCCTGCTGGCGTGGAATGCCGAGCTGGAAGGCAAGGGCAAGGCGCCGGCCGTCCTGCAGTACTACTCCTCGGACGCGGACACCATCCTGGCGCTCTCCTCCGGCCGGACCGACCTGAACATCGCCCCGTACCCGTCCACGGTGTACCGCGAGAACACCCGCGACGACCTGAAGATCGTGGGCAAGGTCAACGCCGGCTGGCCCTCCGAAACGCTGGTGGCCGCCACCACACTCAAGGGCAACGGCCTCGCGCCCGTGCTCTCGGAGGCGCTGAACTCCGCCATCAAGGACGGCTCGTACGCCGAAGTCCTGGAGCGCTGGGGGCTCTCCGAGGAGGCCCTGCCGGAATCCAAGACCATCAACGAGGCCAACTTCGGAGCTGGCCAGGCCGGAGCAGCCAAGTGAAGTTCCAGGTCCTGGACATCATCCCGCACCTCGAGAATCCCCTGACCGGTGAGATTGTCTCCACGGCGGACCGGCTCAACCAGGTGGTGGAAACGGCGCGCCGGGCGGAGGAACTCGGCTTCGACAGCTTCTCGGTAGGGGAGCGGCACGCCGGTGAATTCATTTCCTCCTCGCCCACCACCGTTCTGGCGGCCATCGCCGCCGTCACCGACCGGATCCGGCTGCAGAGCGGCGTCACCGTGCTCGCCGTGCTGGATCCCGTGCGGGTGGCCGAGGACTATGCGACGATCGACCAGCTGAGCCGAGGCCGGCTGGAACTGGTGATCGGCAAGGGCAACGAAGTGCTGCAGTACCCGCTTTTTGGCCTTGACCTGGCGGACCAGTGGGACCTGTTGGCCGAGAAGTACGGGCTGCTGCGGCGGCTCTGGCGCGAGGAAGGCGTTACCTGGTCCGGCCGCTTCCGCGCGCCGCTGACGGAACCGACCACCACCACGCCGCGTCCGTTTGCCGGCCCGCCCCGGATTTGGCACGGGTCTGCTACAACCCTGACGTCCGCCGCGCTGGCCGCGAAATGGGGCGACCCGCTCTTCACCGCCAACGCCATCCAGCCGCGGGAAAACTACCAGGCCCTGATCGATCACTACCGTGCAGAGTACGAGCGTCACGGACACGACCCGAAGCAGCAATACCTGGGTTCGGGCAGCGGCGCCGGCGGAGTCTTCATCGCGGACACCACCCAGGAAGCCATCCGCCAGTTCGGCCCGGTTTACGAGGCACTGACGGCCAACCGCAACGTCCCCGGGAACAACTCGCCCTTCCGCGATATCCAGCACGCCGTTGCCGAAGGTCCGGCACTGGTGGGCAGCTCCGAACAGGTGATCGACAAAATCCTGAGCTACCACTCGCTCTACGGCCACGACCTGCAGTCGATCTCCCTGCCCACCACGCTGCCGTTCGGACAGCAGCTGGACATCCTCGAACGGTTCGCTCTCGAAGTCATCCCAGCCGTCCGGGCAGCCGCCCCCACCACCCTGTGGGAGACCGAGGACCCCTACGGCAGCCGACCCGAATCCGCCGCCCTCAACGCCAACAGGAGCAATCATGCCTACGCACACTGATACTGACATCGACACGGATGCCGCGCCCTTCACTGTGTCCTTCGCCGATGCCTGGCAGGAGTGGCACACGGCCCACGAAGGGCACCGCGCCGACCCGCACGGCTTCCTGGCCGTCACCCACCTGCACTGGCTGGGTTCCGCGCCCGATGTCCTGGAGGGTGTGCCGGGAACCTGGAGCGTTAAGGACGACGCCGTCACGGTGGTTCTGTCGGGAGGCGAAAGCCTGCGCCGGGACGGCAAGGAGCTGAACCCGGGCGGTGCCGGCGGCACCGTCTCCTTCGGATCCATCGCAGAACGGGACGGAATCAACCTCACGTCGGGGGAGACCGTCGTCGAACTGGCCAAGCGCGGCGGAGAGTACATAGTCCGCCCGCGGCACCCTGAAAACGCGCTGCTGACCGCGTACAACGGAACGCCGGCCTACGAACCCGACGCGGCCTTCGCCGTCACCGGCACGTTCGTGCCGTTCGACGTGCCGCGCTCCACCACGGTGGGTGCCGCCGTCGAAGGCATCCAGCACGTTTACGAGGCGCCGGGCGAGATCCGCTTCCGCCTCGGTGGACGGGATCTCACGCTCACTGCGTTCAATGGTCACACGCCCGGCACGCTGTCTGTGCTGTTCACGGATGCCACGTCGGGCAAGACCACCTACGCCGCCAACCGCTCCCTTGCGGTCGCGGCGCCGGGCCCGGACGGGACAGTGCTCCTGGATTTCAACCGCGCGGTGAACCTGCCGTGCGCCTACACCGACCTGGCCACCTGCCCGCTGCCGCCGGCTGAGAACCGGCTGAGCGTGGCCATCGAAGCCGGCGAGCAGATCCCCTACGAACGTCAGGACCAGCAGTGAGCACAACGGAAGAGCACGCCACCGAAGCGGGACACACCGGATTCCTGGCGATCGAACTTGACGGAGCAGGGTGGGATGGCGGGGACTTCGCGAGCCTCGCCGAAGCCGTCCTCGCCGTTGAATCCGCGGGTTTCCACGCTGCCACCTTCACCGACGCGCCCGTTGCGGGGCGGACCAACGCCCTGCAGCGCGCCGCCTACGCCGGGCCGGTAACCCGGAGCATCGCCCTGGTTCCCGAAGTGGACACCGTGCACACCGAACCGTTCCACGTCTCTACCCAGCTCGCGAGCCTGGACTACGTCTCCGGCGGCCGTGCCGGGTGGATCGCAACCGCAGCGGAATCACCGGAGGCGGCAGCCGCCGTCGGGCGCAGCGACGTCACCGGCGCCGCCCTTGCACAGGAAGCCGCCGCTTCGATTGAGGTGTCCCGCCGGCTGTGGGACTCCTGGGAGGACGACGCCGTCATCCGCGACGTCGCCACCGGCCGGTACATCGACGTGGACAAGCTGCACCATGCGGACTTTGAAACACCGGCGGATTTTGCCGGGGCCGGCTACTCGGTCAAGGGCCCGTCCATCATTCCCCGGCCGTTGCAGGGGCAGCTGCCGGTGCTTGCTGCCGCGTCGCTGGTGGGCGAGGGGCAGGTTTCGGCGGACGGCGTTGACGCCGTGCTCGTCACCGCACCGACCCCCGAACTGCTCGCCGCCGAAATCAGGGATGTTCGAAGCCGTCTGGGAGCGCCGGTGGCGGTAGTCGCCGAGCTCGACGTGGTCCTGGACTCCCGCGGGCTGGCCGCCGCCGACCGCGCGGCCGGCTCCGAAAGTGGCCGAGCACGTTACGCCGGCACTGCTGCCGGCCTGGCTGACCTCCTTGAGTCCCTACTGGTGGAGGCCGACGGCGTCCGCCTCCACCCGGCGTCGCTCGCCCTGGAACTGGACGAACTTTCACGGCTGGTCCTGCCCGAACTACGGCGCCGCGGCGCATTGCGTGCCCCGGTCCCTGGCGGCACTTTCCGGGACCTGCTGGGACTTACGCGCCCGGCCAGCCGCTACACAGACTCATCCGCGGCCACTGCCGCCGGAAACTAAGGGGAAGACCAATGACACAGCACAGCGGAGCTCAATCCGACGTTTTTGTGCCGACGGGCAAGCTGCAGTTCGGCGTCTTTTTCCAGGGCGTCAACTCCGGAACCATCTGGAAGGCAGCCGAATCCGGTTCGCAGACCGACTTCGAATCGTTCCGCCGTATTGTGCAGACGGCCGAGCGGGGGCTGTTCGCCGCGTTTTTCCTGGGCGAAGGCCTCCGCCTGCGGGAACACCTCGGCAGGCCGCATGCGCTGGACGTCGTGGGCCGACCAGATGCGCAGACCATGCTCGCGGCGTTAGCTTCCGTGACCACAAACATCGGCCTGGTGGCCACCCAGAACACCACGTACAACGACCCCGCCGACCTGGCACACCGCCTCTCGTCCCTCGACCTGATTTCCCGTGGCCGTGCCGCGTGGAACATCGTGACCACGGACAACGCCTGGACCGGTGCCAACTTCCGGCGCGGGGGATACCTGGACCACGCCGACCGTTACAGGCACGCCGAAGCATTCGTGGAGACGGCCAAGCGCATTTGGGATTCCTGGGAAACTGCGGAGGGACCCGCGGGCCGGGTACTCCATGAAGGGCAGCACTACACGGTGGACGTGACTCCCCGGCTGCCTCGAAGCGCGCAGTACCGGCCCGTGCTCTTCCAGGCCGGCGACTCCCCGGAAGGACGTGACTTTGCTGCCCGCCAGGCGGACGTCATCTTCTCGGCCCACCCGAAGTTCGATGCCGCCGTCGAGTTCCGCAAGGACCTCGTGGCACGCTCGCTGAACGCGGGCCGCGGAGCCAACGCGGTACAGATCATGCCGGCCAGCGAATTCATCCTGGCACCCACGGCTGACGAGGCTGCGGCGAAGAAGGAATGGGTGCGCAGCCTGCAAATCGGTCCGCAGCAGGCCGTGGCTTACCTGGAGCAGTTCTGGGGCCGCGAGCTGTCGGCATACGATCCGGACGGGCCGCTCCCGGAGATTGATCCTGTGGTGGAGGAAACCTCCGAGACCCGCGGCAGCGGCTTCCATGGCGCCAAAGCTCGGCAGCTGGCGGACCAGTGGCGGGCAGAGGCCAAGGACAAGGGCCTCTCCATCCGCCAGTTCGTCACCTCCCGCACAGCCCGCGTGGACGCCACGTTCACAGGCTCGTACTCCGCGGTGGCGGACCAGCTGGCTGAATATGCACGGGTCGGCGCGGTGGACGGCTTCAACATCTCGCCGTGGCTGATCCCGTCCGGCCTGGATGACATCGTGAACCACCTGGTGCCGGAATTGCAGGAACGCGGCGTCTACCCGACGGAGTATCGGGGCAGCACCCTGCGTGAAAACCTGGCCCTGGCAACTCCCGTTCGTTCGGTTGAAGCGGCCCGCGCTTTATGAGCGCGGACCGCCCCGGCGGCTTGTGGCAGCGCCTGTGGGGGACGGTGCGCTGCAGCTACATTGGGGTGTTCGACGGCGGCGGCGCTGGGGACGTTGCCGCCCTCCCCGACGCTGGCCACGTGCCCGACGGTGGCGCGGTCAGGCTGCAGCTGACGGTGTGGGAACAGCCGCTGTAAGAGTTTATTGCGTGGATTCCAGAAGGAGCGCTAGGTGAAGGCGAGGCACTTGTACCGGGGTCACAGCCGCCAAAATGTGTCATTTTGAAATCTGGGACTGGCACAAAGGCGTGTTCAAAATGCGCGGAACGGACCCTATCCTGACATCCTTTTCGACCCAAGTCTGACGTCAGATTGGGGTGTAGCTGATCGTGGCAGGACATAAGGAGGGAGGTCCGTCACGAGCGGGAAACGAGGTCAGTCCGCACCCTTATCTCTGCGGAGTGGGGCCGAGACGATAGAACGGCACCGGGTCTGCTCGAGATCCGGAAGGGCATGACCTTAGTGAAGTGGTGAGGTGAACTGCAGGCAGCGAGACTGATCCCGGCGGCGCTACCGCAAGCCTTCGATCCTCTGCTCCCATGGGCGAAACTGGGCTAGTCAGGCGAGGAAAAGGCTCGGGTCTGCAGCGGTCGGCGGTGCCGGAGTGAGAGTAACTACCGTTGAGCCGCGGAGCCTGCCCATCGCCACACTCGTTCGGACAGGATGGCGAGCCGCTCAGGTCCTGCCGGAAGCCCCGACATCAATTGCCTTGTAGCCTCGTCCAGGACTTCGTCGCTCATCGGAGTTCTCATTTGTACAGCGCTTGTTTCCAGGAAGGCACGAACATCGTCGGGCTCTATGCCACTGAGTTGTTCCCATGCCACTCCCGAGTTACGAAGTTCGTTGGATTGATCATCAAAATCGAGCAAA
It encodes:
- a CDS encoding LLM class flavin-dependent oxidoreductase — translated: MKFQVLDIIPHLENPLTGEIVSTADRLNQVVETARRAEELGFDSFSVGERHAGEFISSSPTTVLAAIAAVTDRIRLQSGVTVLAVLDPVRVAEDYATIDQLSRGRLELVIGKGNEVLQYPLFGLDLADQWDLLAEKYGLLRRLWREEGVTWSGRFRAPLTEPTTTTPRPFAGPPRIWHGSATTLTSAALAAKWGDPLFTANAIQPRENYQALIDHYRAEYERHGHDPKQQYLGSGSGAGGVFIADTTQEAIRQFGPVYEALTANRNVPGNNSPFRDIQHAVAEGPALVGSSEQVIDKILSYHSLYGHDLQSISLPTTLPFGQQLDILERFALEVIPAVRAAAPTTLWETEDPYGSRPESAALNANRSNHAYAH
- a CDS encoding transporter substrate-binding domain-containing protein, with translation MAFFTDLNRRGGRVRSLVALPAVVLLGTAALSACSDPGAAASGATDASTTAARNGVVYNTSPDQQRVRAEKDAALAAQVPDLIGKDGKLTVATTAGSIPLSFHATDDKTAIGSELDIAQLVADKLGLELDIQVTSWENWPLKTQSGDFEAVFSNVGVNKDRVKLFDFATYRAAFMGYEAKKSATYDIKGADDISGLRISVGSGTNQEKILLAWNAELEGKGKAPAVLQYYSSDADTILALSSGRTDLNIAPYPSTVYRENTRDDLKIVGKVNAGWPSETLVAATTLKGNGLAPVLSEALNSAIKDGSYAEVLERWGLSEEALPESKTINEANFGAGQAGAAK
- a CDS encoding amino acid ABC transporter permease — its product is MSSAATDVAQPAESAQSAQARQAAEPAPTAAATDYSGFPLVAAKHPWRWVGTAAVGLGIVAIAWSLATNPRWEWGVVAQWFTAQSVVNGLLETLKLTAISGLLGFVLGFILALMRLSASPLLVSVSWTFSWIFRSTPLLVQMLLWYNLGYLYEKISLGIPFTDVRFFEVQTTTLISQFAAAVLGLTLNQAAYSAEIIRGGILSVDQGQLEAAAALGIPAWRRSTRIVLPQAMRAILPTAFNEIIGLVKGTSIVYVLAYSELFYTVQVIYNRTQQVLPLLLVATLWYVVITSVLSVFQYYIERHYSKGAVRTLPLTPLQKARKFFATHAEATNRARSPR
- a CDS encoding NtaA/DmoA family FMN-dependent monooxygenase (This protein belongs to a clade of FMN-dependent monooxygenases, within a broader family of flavin-dependent oxidoreductases, the luciferase-like monooxygenase (LMM) family, some of whose members use coenzyme F420 rather than FMN.), producing MTQHSGAQSDVFVPTGKLQFGVFFQGVNSGTIWKAAESGSQTDFESFRRIVQTAERGLFAAFFLGEGLRLREHLGRPHALDVVGRPDAQTMLAALASVTTNIGLVATQNTTYNDPADLAHRLSSLDLISRGRAAWNIVTTDNAWTGANFRRGGYLDHADRYRHAEAFVETAKRIWDSWETAEGPAGRVLHEGQHYTVDVTPRLPRSAQYRPVLFQAGDSPEGRDFAARQADVIFSAHPKFDAAVEFRKDLVARSLNAGRGANAVQIMPASEFILAPTADEAAAKKEWVRSLQIGPQQAVAYLEQFWGRELSAYDPDGPLPEIDPVVEETSETRGSGFHGAKARQLADQWRAEAKDKGLSIRQFVTSRTARVDATFTGSYSAVADQLAEYARVGAVDGFNISPWLIPSGLDDIVNHLVPELQERGVYPTEYRGSTLRENLALATPVRSVEAARAL
- a CDS encoding DUF1684 domain-containing protein; protein product: MPTHTDTDIDTDAAPFTVSFADAWQEWHTAHEGHRADPHGFLAVTHLHWLGSAPDVLEGVPGTWSVKDDAVTVVLSGGESLRRDGKELNPGGAGGTVSFGSIAERDGINLTSGETVVELAKRGGEYIVRPRHPENALLTAYNGTPAYEPDAAFAVTGTFVPFDVPRSTTVGAAVEGIQHVYEAPGEIRFRLGGRDLTLTAFNGHTPGTLSVLFTDATSGKTTYAANRSLAVAAPGPDGTVLLDFNRAVNLPCAYTDLATCPLPPAENRLSVAIEAGEQIPYERQDQQ
- a CDS encoding LLM class flavin-dependent oxidoreductase, coding for MSTTEEHATEAGHTGFLAIELDGAGWDGGDFASLAEAVLAVESAGFHAATFTDAPVAGRTNALQRAAYAGPVTRSIALVPEVDTVHTEPFHVSTQLASLDYVSGGRAGWIATAAESPEAAAAVGRSDVTGAALAQEAAASIEVSRRLWDSWEDDAVIRDVATGRYIDVDKLHHADFETPADFAGAGYSVKGPSIIPRPLQGQLPVLAAASLVGEGQVSADGVDAVLVTAPTPELLAAEIRDVRSRLGAPVAVVAELDVVLDSRGLAAADRAAGSESGRARYAGTAAGLADLLESLLVEADGVRLHPASLALELDELSRLVLPELRRRGALRAPVPGGTFRDLLGLTRPASRYTDSSAATAAGN